Part of the Tistrella mobilis genome is shown below.
GGATCCGGAGATGATCGCCTTCAACCGCATCGCACTCAGCGAGGCGGTGGTCTTCGGCGACGGCCGGCACGATCAGTGGGAAACGGATCCGATCCTGGACCGGCTGGTCGCCCTGGTGCAGGAAGCCCAGGGCGCCGGAGCGCTCGCCACCGGCGACGCCCGGATGATCGCCACGCATCTTCTGCATGCGATCGTCTTTGGCCCCGCCACCGACGCCATGATGGGCCGTACCGGCTGGTCAACCCCCGCCGCCCGCGACCGGTTCTTCGATCAGGCCTGGACGCTGTTCCTGCGCGGGGCCGGCAGCTGACGGCCGGCCATCAATCCTCGGACATCACCCCCCGGCCGTGACCCAGCGGGCGACGTCCTGCCAGACCAGCGGGCCGTGCAGGTCGCGCAGCAGCATGTGCCAGCCCTGGGGGTAGGTATTAATCTGCAGGTCGTCGCGGCCATGGGCGATCAGCTTTTCGCGGAAGTTCTTCACCGCCCGGCGCGGCAGCACCTGTTCGTTGCGGCCATAGAGCGCCAGCACCGGCAGGTCAAGCGAGCCCGCCGCCTCCGTCGCCCGTTCCATCAGGTCGACCAGGCCGAAGATCGCATCGGCACGGGTCGTCTTCAGCACCAGCGGGTCGCGGCCCAGCGCATAGAGCATGGCGTCGTTGTCCGACGGCCGGATGCCGAGCCCGCCGCCATCGAGCGGCAGCCAGGGCATGGCATGGGCGGTGGTCCACAGCATCCAGCGCTGATAGGGCTGAAGCGTCGACCAGCCCCAGACCGCAGGCGCGACCAGGATCAGCCCGGCGGGCCTGAGTTCGGCGGGCAGTTCACGGGCCATGCGGGCCGCGGCCGACATCACCACGGCCCCGCCCATGCTCTCGCCCAGCCAGTAGACCGGTACCCCCGGATGGCGGGCGGCGATGGCGCGGGTGGCGTCTTCCAGATCGCGGATCAGGGCAGAAGTGCCCGGCCAGATGCCGGCACGCGGCGCCTCGCCGAAGCCGCGCTGGTCATAGGCATAGGTCTCGATCCCCCGGGCGG
Proteins encoded:
- a CDS encoding alpha/beta hydrolase, whose protein sequence is MLAFLMAAAAAAGCAPLAIGRGPDRHAVAIAADPRPAVGDIDAAGDMPPASLKGRHPSPEAAAIAWKETQLVLATPTSPAAISAGAEVAPQALTLTMADGTALPLWHWAPPAGTRTRAVIIGLHGFNDYRRAFALPAPWWAARGIETYAYDQRGFGEAPRAGIWPGTSALIRDLEDATRAIAARHPGVPVYWLGESMGGAVVMSAAARMARELPAELRPAGLILVAPAVWGWSTLQPYQRWMLWTTAHAMPWLPLDGGGLGIRPSDNDAMLYALGRDPLVLKTTRADAIFGLVDLMERATEAAGSLDLPVLALYGRNEQVLPRRAVKNFREKLIAHGRDDLQINTYPQGWHMLLRDLHGPLVWQDVARWVTAGG